A segment of the Aureliella helgolandensis genome:
TCCGCAATCCTGCACCACCCCGATTTTCAGAAGCTGGAAGCTAGTTGGCGTGGTATCGAGTACCTCGTCGAGGCGCGAGAAAACGCAGGTGATGCCCCGATTAAGATCCGCATCTTGAACGTTTCGCACGCCGAGGTCTGTCGCGATTTTGACAAAGCGGTTGAGTTCGATCAGAGCCAACTCTTCCGATTGATCTACGAAGACGAACTGGGGAGCCCGGGCGGCGAACCCTACGGTTTGCTGATGGCAGACTACGAAATCCATCCGCGTCCCAGTCGCAAGCATCCGTTTGACGACATGGCCATGTTGAAATCATTTTCCCAAGTTGCGGCGGCCGCATTTTGCCCAATTGTTCTGAACGCCTCACCGAGCATGTTTTCGCATGACCGCTTCGATCAGATGCAGGTAGCCGCTGACTACGAACGCATTCAACAAGATCTCTCGTTTTTGTCGTGGCGTAGTTTTCGAGAGACCGAAGACGCAAGATTCGTGGGGTTAGCTCTCCCCAGGATGCTAATGCGGCGGCACTATGAAGACCGCAGCGATCGCAACGGTGACTTCCCCTACCAAGAAACGATTGCGAGCAATGACGATTGCCTGTGGGGCGGAGCAGCCTTTGCTATGGGCGAAGTCCTCATGAGGTCGTTTGCTGAGAGTCGCTGGCTGGCCGATATTCGTGGCGCCCAACGCGGAGAGAATGGTGGCGGAATCGTGCGAGGCATTGGTCCGGCGACCTTCGACACCGATAGTGTAGACGTCCTGCAAAAACCGCTCACCGAACTCCAAGTGGGCGATGGCCTTGAGCGGCAAATGGTCGATCTGGGGTTCCTCCCCCTCTGTGCTTGTAAGGATATGCCGGTCGCTGCGTTTTACTCCTGCCCTTCCACTCAGAAGCCCAAAGCCTACCAAGATCCCGATGCAACGGCGAATGCGCGGATGTCCGCCATGCTGAATTATATGCTGTGCGTTTCCCGGTTCGCTCATTACGTGAAGGTCATTGGGCGCGATAAAATGGGGTCTTTCGCAGACGCCAGTCAACTGCAACATCAACTGCAAAATTGGATTCATGGCTATGTCACCGCCGACAGCGAAGCCAACGTCCAAACCAAGGCACGCTATCCACTGCGCGAAGCCGAT
Coding sequences within it:
- the tssC gene encoding type VI secretion system contractile sheath large subunit — encoded protein: MNSAFPHDSSLPEVTTEHTHDVEAVADPRFQESLLEQIVSHSRTSPGNAKTAANADPSAGQLEAFLNAETIAEALKLWLGESAVERKGAEKWSTIARQIQHSISRIDQLLSEQVSAILHHPDFQKLEASWRGIEYLVEARENAGDAPIKIRILNVSHAEVCRDFDKAVEFDQSQLFRLIYEDELGSPGGEPYGLLMADYEIHPRPSRKHPFDDMAMLKSFSQVAAAAFCPIVLNASPSMFSHDRFDQMQVAADYERIQQDLSFLSWRSFRETEDARFVGLALPRMLMRRHYEDRSDRNGDFPYQETIASNDDCLWGGAAFAMGEVLMRSFAESRWLADIRGAQRGENGGGIVRGIGPATFDTDSVDVLQKPLTELQVGDGLERQMVDLGFLPLCACKDMPVAAFYSCPSTQKPKAYQDPDATANARMSAMLNYMLCVSRFAHYVKVIGRDKMGSFADASQLQHQLQNWIHGYVTADSEANVQTKARYPLREADIRVVPVPGKPGAFDCVFRLAPHYELEDMQASIQLRTELIRKS